In the genome of Thermococcus sp. 21S7, the window GGGTCGGCGAAATCCGTGAGGGCTTCGCCTTCCGGAAAGGGAGGAGAACCTACGCGGACATCGGCCTTGACGAGCTCGCTTTGGTGGAGGGGGACGTTGAGGGCAGAGCCACGTTCAGAATCGTCTCGGTAAGGCCTCTCAGAGTAATACCAGCGAAACCGGTTGAATACTGGGGCTACAGGGTGCATCTAACCAGAAAGTCACTGGCAAAAACACTTAAAAAGGCCAGGCTGGATTTGGCGATTGCCACCTCCCGGAAGGGGCGTGACGTTCGAGAGGTGAAGCTTCCCCCGCTTGAGGGGGAGGTCGGATTTGCCTTTGGCTCACCGAGGAAAGGCGTGATGGAGCTCCTCGGCGAGGAGGAATATGACTTTGATCTAATCCTCAACACCATTCCGAATCAGCGGACGAAAACCGTCCGCACCGAGGAGGCCGTCTTGGCCACACTCGCGGTGTTTAATCTCATAAGGAGGGATTGAGATGGGAAAAATACACAGGCCAAGGAGAGGTTCACTGGCTTACTCCCCTAGAAAGAGGGCCAAGAGTATAGTCCCGAGAATCAGGAAGTGGCCACAGGACAGCGAAGTCAGGATGCTTGGTTTCGCCGGCTACAAGGCTGGCATGACCCACATCCTCATGATAGACGACAGGCCAGGGCTCACCAAGGGTAAGGAGATCTTCATGCCGGTCACGGTGGTCGAGGTCCCGCCGCTCTTCGTCTACGGCATCAGGGCCTACAGGCAGGGCTACCTTGGACTTGAAACCGCCACCGAGGTCTGGTTCCACGAGCTCAACGACTACGTCAGGAGAAGGATAAAGACCCTGCCGAAGAACTACGACGAGGAGGCCTTCAAGGCCAAGCTCGGTCAGCTTGAGGACCTTGTCAACGACGGCGAGATCGTCGACGTCCGCCTTCTCGTCCACACCCAGCCGTGGCTCATCAAGCTCAAGAAGAAGCCCGAGGTCATGGAGTACGCCATCGGTGGCGACGACGTCAAGGCCAAGTTCGAGTACGCCAAGGAGAAGATAGGCAAGGAGCTCCGCGCGAGCGAGGTTCTCCACGAGGGTGAGCTCCTCGACGTCATAGCGGTCACCAAGGGTAAGGGAACCCAGGGTCCGGTCAAGCGCTGGGGAATCAAGATACAGTTCCACAAGGCCCAGAGGGCTGGCAAGGCCAGGCACGTCGGTAACCTCGGTCCGTGGCACCCGACCAGGGTCATGTGGACCGTCCCGCAGGCCGGTCAGATGGGCTTCCACCACAGGACCGAGTTCAACAAGAGGCTCATAGCCATAGGTGAGAACGGCAAGCTCAAGCTCGACGAGAAGAACGAGATAGATGTCACTCCGAAGGGTGGCTTCCCGCACTACGGCGTCATAAGGAGCGACTTCCTCATGATACAGGGTACCGTTCCGGGAGCCTTCAAGAGGATCATCAGGGTCAGGCCGGCTATAAGGCCGCCGAAGAAGAAGCCGCCGGTTGAGAGGCCGCAGATAACCTACGTCAGTAGGGAATCCAAGCAGTGAGGTGAGATAGATGAAGGTTAAGGTTTTCAATCTCGAAGGCGAGCCTGTGGAGGAGATAGAGCTTCCGAAGGTCTTTGCCACTCCGTTCAGGCCCGACCTCATCAGGAGGGCTGTCATCGCCTCATGGACCCACAGGATACAGCCGCAGGGCAGGGACCCGATGGCCGGCAAGAGAAGGGTCACCGAGAACATCGGAAAGGGCCACGGAATGGCCAGGGTTGAGAGGATAAAGACCTCCCCGAGGTTTGCCGCCTTCGTCCCCTTCGCGAGGGGCGGAAGAAGAACCCACCCGCCCAAGGTTGAGAAGGTCATCTGGGAGGGCATCAACAAGAAGGAGCGCAGGCTGGCCATAATGAGCGCCATCGCCGCAACCGCTAACTACGACCTCGTCAGGGCCAGGGGCCACATCGTTGACAACGTCCCGCAGGTTCCGATAGTCGTCACCGACGACCTTGAGAAGGTCTTCAAGACCGCCCAGACCAGGGAGATATTCAAGAAGCTCGGCGTCTGGGACGACATCGAGAGAGCTAAGAAGAACACCAAGATAAGGGCAGGTAAGGGCAAGATGCGCGGAAGGCGCTACAAGAAGGCCAAGGGACCGCTCATCGTCGTGGCTAAGAACGAGGGAATCGTCCAGGGAGCGAGGAACCACCCGGGCGTTGACGTCGTCACCGTCGAGAACCTCAGTGCCGAGCTGCTCGCTCCGGGTACCCACCCCGGAAGGCTTACCCTCTGGACGAGGGGAGCCATAGAGAGGCTTAGGGAGATTTACGGGTGATGAGAGATGGATCCGTACAAGGTCATCATCAAGCCGGTCGTCACGGAGAAGGCCGTGGCGATGATCGAGAACGAGAACAAGCTCACCTTCATAGTTGACAAGCGCGCCACCAAGGCCGACATCAAGAGGGCCGTGGAAGCGATGTTCGAGGTCAAGGTCGAGAAGGTCAACACCCTCATAACCATGAAGGGAGAGAAGAAGGCCTACGTGAAGCTTAAGCCTGAGTACAGCGCAAGTGAGGTTGCTGCCAGGATAGGATTGTTCTGACGGGGTGAGTGAGATGGGAAAGAGTTTGATTCAGCAGAGGAGAGGTAAGGGAACCACGACCTTTAGGGCCCCCTCCCACAGGTACAGGGGTGCCGTCAGGTACGTTCCGCTCAACCTTACCAAGGAGAAGACCCTCGTCGGCAAGGTCGTCGAGATACTCCACGACCCGGGAAGGACCGCTCCAGTGGCTCGCGTTAAGTTCGAGAACGGCATGGAGAAGCTTATCATAGCCCCTGAGGGAATCCTCGTCGGCGAGGAGATAGCCATCGGGCCGAACGCTCCAATCAAGATCGGCAACACCCTCCCGCTTGCCATGATACCGGAGGGAAGCTACGTCTACGACATCGAGGGAGTTCCGGGCGACGGCGGCAAGTACGTTAGAGCAGGCGGTGCCTACGCCCTCGTCGTCAGCAGGGAGAAGGACAAGGTCATAGTCCAGCTCCCGAGCGGTGAGCTCAAGCAGTTCAAGCCGACCTGCAGGGCCACCATAGGCGTTGTCGCCGGCGGCGGAAGGCTTGAGAAACCAATCGTTAAGGCGGGTAAGGCCTACTACATCGCCAAGGCCAGGAACAGGTTCTGGCCGAAGCCGAGGGGCGTTAAGATGAACGCCGTCAACCACCCGCACGGTGGTAAGGAGCACCACATCGGCAGGCCGAGCACCGTTTCGAGGCGCGCCCCGCCCGGAAGGAAGGTCGGTCACATAGCCGCGAGAAGAACTGGTAGGAGGAAGTGAAGATGGCGAGAAAGAAGGAGTTTAAGTACAGGGGTTACAGCTTCGAGGAACTGCTCAACATGTCACTTGAGGACTTTGCCAAGCTCCTCCCGAGCAGGCAGAGGAGGAGCCTCAGGAGGGGCCTCAGCCCGGAGCAGAAGAAGCTCCTCAGGAAGATAAGGCTTGCCAAGAAGGGCAAGTACAAGAAGCCCATAAGGACCCACAGCAGGGACATGGTCATTCTCCCCGAGATGGTCGGCATGACCATCCACGTCTACAACGGAAAGGAGTTCGTCCCGATAGAGATCAAGGAGGAAATGATAGGCCACTACCTCGGCGAGTTTGCCCTCACGAGGAAGATAGTCCAGCACGGCTCGCCTGGTGTCGGTGCGACCAGGTCGTCAATGTTCGTGGCCATCAAGTGAGGTGGTATAGATGAGCAGGGGCAGGTTTTCCTACTCATTCCAAAATTTTGACCCGGACAGGATGGCTCGTGCCAGCGGAAGGGACCTTAGGATATCCCCGAAGCACAGCGTCGAGCTCCTCAGGGAGATAAGGGGTATGATGCTCAACGACGCGCTTCGCTACCTCGACGACGTTATAGCGCTCAAGAGACCGGTTCCGATGAGGCGCTTCAACGACAGCCAGGGTCACAAGCCTGGCAGGGGCTTCGGTCCAGGTCGCTACCCTGTTAAGGTCGCCAAGGCCGTCAAGAAGGTCCTCCTCAACGCCAAGAACAACGCCGAGCAGAAGGGCCTCGACCCGGACAGGCTCAAGATAATCCACGCGGCTGCCCAGCGCGGTCCAGTGCTTCGCGGATACATCCCGAGGGCCTTTGGAAGGGCCACACCGTTCAACGAGCAGACCACTCACATCGAGATAGTCGTTGAGGAAGTTAGGAGGTGAGACTTTTGGCGATCGAGAGATACTTCATCAAGGAAGGCGTTAAGGAGATGCTCATCGACGAGTACCTTGAGAAGGAGCTTAGGCGCGCCGGCTACGGCGGAATAGACATCAAAAAGACCCCCCTTGGAACCAAGGTCGTCATCTTCGCCGCCAACCCCGGCTACGTCATAGGCAGGGGTGGAAGGCGCATTAGGGAGCTCACTAGAACCCTCGAAAGGAAGTTCAACCTTGAGAACCCGCAGATCGAGGTTGAGGAGATAAAGAACCCCTACCTCAACGCCAAGGTCCAGGCCGTCAGGCTCGCCCAGGCCCTTGAGAGGGGCATCCACTTCAGGAGGGCAGCCTACTCGGCCATCAGGGCTATCATGAGGAACGGCGCCAGGGGCGTTGAGATTCGCCTGAGCGGAAAGCTCACCGGTGAGAGGGCCAAGAGCGTCAGGTTCTACCAGGGCTATCTCGCCAAGGTCGGAAACCCGGCCGAGACCCTCGTCAGCAAGGGCTACGCCCAGGCCAAGCTCAAGCTCGGTGTCATTGGAGTTAAGGTCTCCATCATGCCGCCCGACGCCAAGCTCCCGGATGAGATAGAGGTTATAGAGAAGCCCGTCGAGGAAGAGGTGAGCACCAATGAAGCCGAGTGAGATTAGGGAGATGAGCATCGAGGAGATCGAGAAGAAGCTCAGGGAGCTCCGCCTTGAACTCGCCAAGGAGAGGGGTGTGCTCACCATGGGGGCCTCGCTTGAGAACCCCATGGTCATCCGGAACATCAGGCGCGATATCGCGCGCCTGCTGACCATAAGGAAGGAGAAGCTTAGGGAGAAAAGGTGATGGTTAGTGCCTAGGATTGTTAACCCTCTGGATGAGATGCTCTTTAAGGAGGTCCTGAAGGAGCAGCAGAGAATTAGAGTTTACATAGAGAAGGCCCGCTACGGAAAGCTTAAAACCATAATCGAGGGCATAGACGAAAAGGAGTTTGACCTCGAAGATATAGCAAAGAAGCTGAAGGCGAAGCTGGCATGCGGCGGAACGGTCAAGAAGGGAAGGATAGAGCTCCAGGGGGACCACAGAGAAAGGGTCAAGAAGTTGCTCGGAGACCTTGGATTTTCAGAGGACCTGATAGAAATCGAGTGAATCAGAAAAACATCATCTGGAGCGAGCTCATAGGGCTGAAAGCAAAAATTATAAGGGCATCTCATCCAGAGCTGGTTGGCATCGAGGGCTACGTCCTTGACGAGACGAGGAACACCCTCACCATCGGCGGTGAGAGGGTCTGGGTTATCCCGAAGGACGTGGTGGAGATTGAGTTTGAAGTTGGCGGTAAAAGGATCCGAATCAACGGAAAAGAGCTGATTGGAAGACCCGAGATGAGATTGAAGAAGAGGTGGCGAAAATGAGAGAGATTGGATTGAAGGTTCAGCCTCCCGCTGAGAAGTGCGACGACCCGCACTGCCCCTGGCACGGGCACCTCAAGATACACGGCAGATACTTCGAGGGAATAGTCGTCAGCGACAAGGGCAAAAAGACCGTCGTCGTCGAGAGGCAGCACTACCACTACCTCAAAAAATACGAGAGGTATGAGCTCAGAAGGAGCAAGGTTCACGCTCACAACCCGGAGTGCATAGACGCCAAGGTCGGCGACAAGGTTCTCATAGCCGAGACCAGGCCGATAAGCAAGACCAAGAGCTGGGTTGTCGTTGCAGTCACCAAGAGGGCTGGCGAGAGGTGATCTAAATGGCGAAGAAGGGTGCAGGTGCTACAAGAGGTATTAGCCCGGTCAGGCCGACTCGCGCTCTTCCGATAGGCGCTTACCTCAAGGTCGCCGACAACAGCGGCGCCAAGGTCATCCAGATAATCGGCGTCGTTGGCTACAAGGGCACCAGGAGGAGGCTTGCCTCGGCCGGTGTCGGCGACATGGTCATCGCCGCCGTCAAGAAGGGAAGGCCGGACATCAGGCACCAGGTGGTTAGGGCCGTCGTCGTCAGGCAGAGGAAGGAGTACAGACGCCTTGATGGCATGCGCGTCAAGTTCGAGGACAACGCGGCAGCGATAGTCACCCCGGAGGGTGTCCCGAGGGGAACCGAAATCAGGGGTGCCATAGCCAGGGAGGCCGCCGAGCGCTGGGTAAGGCTCGGAAGCATAGCGAGCATAGTGTTGTGAGGTGAGAATGATGAAGTTGAAGACGAGACAGCCCAAGAAGCAGAGGAAGTTCCTCTACAACGCTCCCCTTCACCTTAGGAGCAAGATAATGGCCGCCACCCTGAGCCCGGAGCTCAGGAACAAGTACGGCGTGAGGAGCCTTCCGATCAGGGAGGGCGACAAGGTTCGCGTTATGCGCGGCGACTTCAAGGGCAAGGAAGGCAAGGTCCTTGAGGTTGACCTCAAGAGGTACAGGATACACATCGAGGGGGTCACCCAGAAGAAGGTCGACGGAACCGAAGTCTTCTACCCGGTTCACCCGTCGAACGTTATGATAATAGACCTCAACCTTGAGGACGAGAAGAGGGAGAAGATAATTAATAGGAGGGCTGGTTGATGGCGAGGAAAGGAGCCAAGAGGCACCTTAAGAGGCTTGCCGCTCCGAATCAGTGGTACATCTCAAGGAAGACCTACAAGTGGGCGGTCAGGCCGAGACCGGGTCCGCACAGCATGAGGACCTCGATTCCGCTGCTCTACATAGTCAGGGACTACCTCGGCTACGCCAAGACCGCTCGCGAGGCGAGGAAGATTCTCAACGAGGGCAAGATACTCGTTGACGGCCGCGTTAGGAAGGACTACAAGTTCCCGGTCGGAATCATGGACGTGATTTCCATCCCCGAGACCGGTGAGCACTACAGGGTTCTCCCGAACAGGATTGGCAAGCTCATACTCCACCCGATAAGCGAGAAGGAAGCCAACATCAAGCCGCTCAGGATAAGCAACAAGCGCATGGTCAAGGGAGCCAAGGTCCAGCTCAACCTCCACGACGGAAGCAACCACCTCGTCACCATGGACGAGAAGGACAAGTACAGGACGGCCTACACCGTCCTCATGAGGGTACCTGACAGGGAGGTCATCGAGGTCATCCCGTTCGAGGTTGGAGCTTACGTCTTCGTTACCCAGGGTAAGAACGTTGCGAGGAAGGGTAAGGTCGTCGAGGTCAGGGGATTCCCAATGGGATGGCCGGACGTCGTCACAATCGAGGACGAGAACGGCGAGCTCTTCGACACTCTGAAGGAGTACGCCTTCGTCGTTGGTAAGGACAAGCCGGAGATTTCCCTTCCGTGAGGTGAGATGAGATGCAGATCAACAGAGAGGCTATCCTTGCAGACTGGGAAGCTCACCCGATGAGGAAGCCCAGAATTGCCAAGGTCACCATAAACATTGGAGTTGGCGAGAGCGGTGAGAGGCTCACCAAGGCCGAGAAGATGCTGGAGGGGCTCGTCGGCCAGAAGCCGATAAGGAGAAGGGCCAAGCAGACCAACAAGGACTTCGGAATCAGGCGCGGAGAGCCGATAGCCGTCAAGGTCACCCTCCGCGGCGAGAAGGCGGAGGAGATGCTCAGGAGACTCCTCGCGGCTGTGGACAACAAGCTCAAAGCGACCAACTTTGACGAGCACGGCAACTTCTGCTTTGGAATAGACGAGCACATCAACATACCGGGCGTCGAGTACGACCCAGAGATAGGCATCTTCGGTATGGACGTCTGCGTCACCCTTGAGAGGCCCGGCTTCAGGGTCGCCAAGAGGAAGAGGCAGAGGAAGAAGATACCGAACAGGCACAAGCTGACCAAGGAGGAAGGTATCGTCTTCGCTATGGAGGAGTTTAAGGTTACCGTGGAGGGATTGTGAGATGGCGAAGGCTGACTACAACAAGAGGAAGCCCAGGAAGTTTGGGAAGGGTGCGAGAAGGTGCATGCGCTGCGGCCAGTACGGCCCGATAATCAGGATACACGGCCTTATGCTCTGCAGACACTGCTTTAGAGAGATAGCCCCCAAGCTGGGCTTTAAGAAGTACGAGTGAGGT includes:
- a CDS encoding putative RNA uridine N3 methyltransferase, which codes for MAWHVFIPDSLLEETDDPKIRTYKVGQVARACAIFGVEHVWIYRAGGRDGRFIKTILEYAETPQYLRKRLFPLMPELRYVGVIPPLRTPHHKLKGKPRVGEIREGFAFRKGRRTYADIGLDELALVEGDVEGRATFRIVSVRPLRVIPAKPVEYWGYRVHLTRKSLAKTLKKARLDLAIATSRKGRDVREVKLPPLEGEVGFAFGSPRKGVMELLGEEEYDFDLILNTIPNQRTKTVRTEEAVLATLAVFNLIRRD
- a CDS encoding 50S ribosomal protein L3 gives rise to the protein MGKIHRPRRGSLAYSPRKRAKSIVPRIRKWPQDSEVRMLGFAGYKAGMTHILMIDDRPGLTKGKEIFMPVTVVEVPPLFVYGIRAYRQGYLGLETATEVWFHELNDYVRRRIKTLPKNYDEEAFKAKLGQLEDLVNDGEIVDVRLLVHTQPWLIKLKKKPEVMEYAIGGDDVKAKFEYAKEKIGKELRASEVLHEGELLDVIAVTKGKGTQGPVKRWGIKIQFHKAQRAGKARHVGNLGPWHPTRVMWTVPQAGQMGFHHRTEFNKRLIAIGENGKLKLDEKNEIDVTPKGGFPHYGVIRSDFLMIQGTVPGAFKRIIRVRPAIRPPKKKPPVERPQITYVSRESKQ
- the rpl4p gene encoding 50S ribosomal protein L4, with the translated sequence MKVKVFNLEGEPVEEIELPKVFATPFRPDLIRRAVIASWTHRIQPQGRDPMAGKRRVTENIGKGHGMARVERIKTSPRFAAFVPFARGGRRTHPPKVEKVIWEGINKKERRLAIMSAIAATANYDLVRARGHIVDNVPQVPIVVTDDLEKVFKTAQTREIFKKLGVWDDIERAKKNTKIRAGKGKMRGRRYKKAKGPLIVVAKNEGIVQGARNHPGVDVVTVENLSAELLAPGTHPGRLTLWTRGAIERLREIYG
- a CDS encoding 50S ribosomal protein L23, with product MDPYKVIIKPVVTEKAVAMIENENKLTFIVDKRATKADIKRAVEAMFEVKVEKVNTLITMKGEKKAYVKLKPEYSASEVAARIGLF
- a CDS encoding 50S ribosomal protein L2, with the protein product MGKSLIQQRRGKGTTTFRAPSHRYRGAVRYVPLNLTKEKTLVGKVVEILHDPGRTAPVARVKFENGMEKLIIAPEGILVGEEIAIGPNAPIKIGNTLPLAMIPEGSYVYDIEGVPGDGGKYVRAGGAYALVVSREKDKVIVQLPSGELKQFKPTCRATIGVVAGGGRLEKPIVKAGKAYYIAKARNRFWPKPRGVKMNAVNHPHGGKEHHIGRPSTVSRRAPPGRKVGHIAARRTGRRK
- a CDS encoding 30S ribosomal protein S19, yielding MARKKEFKYRGYSFEELLNMSLEDFAKLLPSRQRRSLRRGLSPEQKKLLRKIRLAKKGKYKKPIRTHSRDMVILPEMVGMTIHVYNGKEFVPIEIKEEMIGHYLGEFALTRKIVQHGSPGVGATRSSMFVAIK
- the rplV gene encoding 50S ribosomal protein L22; the protein is MSRGRFSYSFQNFDPDRMARASGRDLRISPKHSVELLREIRGMMLNDALRYLDDVIALKRPVPMRRFNDSQGHKPGRGFGPGRYPVKVAKAVKKVLLNAKNNAEQKGLDPDRLKIIHAAAQRGPVLRGYIPRAFGRATPFNEQTTHIEIVVEEVRR
- a CDS encoding 30S ribosomal protein S3; translation: MAIERYFIKEGVKEMLIDEYLEKELRRAGYGGIDIKKTPLGTKVVIFAANPGYVIGRGGRRIRELTRTLERKFNLENPQIEVEEIKNPYLNAKVQAVRLAQALERGIHFRRAAYSAIRAIMRNGARGVEIRLSGKLTGERAKSVRFYQGYLAKVGNPAETLVSKGYAQAKLKLGVIGVKVSIMPPDAKLPDEIEVIEKPVEEEVSTNEAE
- the rpmC gene encoding 50S ribosomal protein L29, whose translation is MKPSEIREMSIEEIEKKLRELRLELAKERGVLTMGASLENPMVIRNIRRDIARLLTIRKEKLREKR
- the yciH gene encoding stress response translation initiation inhibitor YciH; translated protein: MLFKEVLKEQQRIRVYIEKARYGKLKTIIEGIDEKEFDLEDIAKKLKAKLACGGTVKKGRIELQGDHRERVKKLLGDLGFSEDLIEIE
- a CDS encoding ribonuclease P protein component 1; the protein is MRRNGQEGKDRAPGGPQRKGQEVARRPWIFRGPDRNRVNQKNIIWSELIGLKAKIIRASHPELVGIEGYVLDETRNTLTIGGERVWVIPKDVVEIEFEVGGKRIRINGKELIGRPEMRLKKRWRK
- a CDS encoding 30S ribosomal protein S17: MREIGLKVQPPAEKCDDPHCPWHGHLKIHGRYFEGIVVSDKGKKTVVVERQHYHYLKKYERYELRRSKVHAHNPECIDAKVGDKVLIAETRPISKTKSWVVVAVTKRAGER
- a CDS encoding 50S ribosomal protein L14 translates to MAKKGAGATRGISPVRPTRALPIGAYLKVADNSGAKVIQIIGVVGYKGTRRRLASAGVGDMVIAAVKKGRPDIRHQVVRAVVVRQRKEYRRLDGMRVKFEDNAAAIVTPEGVPRGTEIRGAIAREAAERWVRLGSIASIVL
- the rplX gene encoding 50S ribosomal protein L24, encoding MKLKTRQPKKQRKFLYNAPLHLRSKIMAATLSPELRNKYGVRSLPIREGDKVRVMRGDFKGKEGKVLEVDLKRYRIHIEGVTQKKVDGTEVFYPVHPSNVMIIDLNLEDEKREKIINRRAG
- a CDS encoding 30S ribosomal protein S4e; amino-acid sequence: MARKGAKRHLKRLAAPNQWYISRKTYKWAVRPRPGPHSMRTSIPLLYIVRDYLGYAKTAREARKILNEGKILVDGRVRKDYKFPVGIMDVISIPETGEHYRVLPNRIGKLILHPISEKEANIKPLRISNKRMVKGAKVQLNLHDGSNHLVTMDEKDKYRTAYTVLMRVPDREVIEVIPFEVGAYVFVTQGKNVARKGKVVEVRGFPMGWPDVVTIEDENGELFDTLKEYAFVVGKDKPEISLP
- a CDS encoding 50S ribosomal protein L5 → MQINREAILADWEAHPMRKPRIAKVTINIGVGESGERLTKAEKMLEGLVGQKPIRRRAKQTNKDFGIRRGEPIAVKVTLRGEKAEEMLRRLLAAVDNKLKATNFDEHGNFCFGIDEHINIPGVEYDPEIGIFGMDVCVTLERPGFRVAKRKRQRKKIPNRHKLTKEEGIVFAMEEFKVTVEGL
- a CDS encoding 30S ribosomal protein S14 yields the protein MAKADYNKRKPRKFGKGARRCMRCGQYGPIIRIHGLMLCRHCFREIAPKLGFKKYE